Part of the Thermoanaerobaculales bacterium genome is shown below.
GCTCTCCCGACCTACGACCACTTGCCGCCAACCACTCGGCGAATCATGCGCTTGGTGGATGTTCTGCGCCAGGCGGTGGTCTCCCCCGAAGTTGGATTGCGAGCAATCCGGGACTCGAACGCCGAAGACTGGGACTACCTTCAGGACCTTGTGCGACAGGTGGAGTACGAATGCCTGCTGCAACTCGATCAGCCCACCGCGGCCGAGAAAGTCGCCGCGTCCCTCAGCAGCGGCAACATCCGACAGATCAAGGAACACCACGGGTTGATCGCGAACTTACGGAATGTGATGTCCAGGTAGACAGATAGGATCGCGCCTCTCGGCGGCAGTCACTCGCTTACGTGTTCCGGAAAAGCGGCGCCGATGCTCCCGACCGTGCCAGGTATCACAACCTCACAACGTGTGGGACTCTCCTCCTCGAAGGTGAGAGTCGAGGCCGCGAAAACAGATCGATGTCCACTCTCCCCCGCAGTTGGGGGACACCCGGTTTTCCGTGCCGTCCGAGCAGCGTGCAGGCCCTGGTGAGCACTGCCCACGAAACGTCGGCGTCCCTGTGCGGTGAGCGTCTCAAGCCGAATCCGGGCGCGGAAGCGTGCGCGGATGCGGGGGGATGTGGCCGCAGATGCCGGCGTTGCGACCGTTCCCAACCCCCTTGACAGCCTACAAGTCGAAAATTAGAATATGCTTGAATGGTTATTCAGTAGATCATTCACGCAAGGAGAGAGCCATGAGCATCATCAACCTGACCACCGACAACCTCGAAGCCACGATCGCGAGCAACGGCATCGTCATCATCGACTTCTGGGCCTCGTGGTGCGGTCCCTGCCGGGCCTTCAAGCCGACCTTCGAGGCCGCCGCCGACAAGCACGCCGACGTGACCTTCGCGTCGTGCAACACCGAGGAGCAGCCCGACCTGGCGGCGGCGTTCCAGATCCGGTCGATCCCGACCCTGGTCGTGTTCCGCGACGGCATCCCGATCTTCGGCCAGCCCGGAGCGCTCCCGGCCGCCGCCCTCGACGAGCTGCTCGCCAAGGTCCGCGAGCTCGACATGGACTCCGTG
Proteins encoded:
- the trxA gene encoding thioredoxin, which translates into the protein MSIINLTTDNLEATIASNGIVIIDFWASWCGPCRAFKPTFEAAADKHADVTFASCNTEEQPDLAAAFQIRSIPTLVVFRDGIPIFGQPGALPAAALDELLAKVRELDMDSVRAKVAAAETAASA